Genomic DNA from Canis aureus isolate CA01 chromosome 32, VMU_Caureus_v.1.0, whole genome shotgun sequence:
TTTTCCTTGTACAAAGGCTGTATGGCTCAGGAAGTAGCTCATGAGCCCAaggtttcatgaataaatcagcCTTCAAAGTTTCTCCTAATGTTGAATGTGGCTCGAGTCCTACTCTGCTTCCCTGTTCCTTCCAGTGGATTTCAAGGCCACTTCCCTTTGCCAAAGTAGTTTTTCATTCCTGAAAACTCTAAGCGGCTACGCCAGTCTGGCATGTTCTCCATTGCCTCCCCTCCACCACAGCCCAGGTCCTGTTGCTTTCCTGACTGATGGCATGCCCCCCTACCGTCTTCCTTATGCTCAGCACATCGGTTGGTTACTTCTTTCCTCTATGATACCATTGAGGTTGTCATTAGCTTCTGTGCTatattgtttttacatttttcatgtgTGTGAATCCCATTGAACTCAAAATTTACACACTTCTTGAGCTCAGGGAAGAGATGGGGCAATGGATTTGACTACTATTCCATTGCAGTAAATCTTAGAGAATGAAGGTGTGAGAGTAGGACTTTGAAGTCAGACTGCCTGAGTTTCAATGGGGACTCTGCCTTGGTCAACTTACTTAACTCACCTGTGttccagtctcctcatctgtaggaTGGGCATAGTCATGGTGCCCACCTTATAGGACGGAGAATTCatgtaaagtgcctggcacattataAGTCCTCAAAAATGTCAGCTGCTATTTTATGATTCCCACTGTCCAAGCACCAAGTGGGCCGTTTTCATCCACGATCTCATCTATTCATCATAAGGAATTTGTCAACACTGCAGCCAGAGATTGCTTCcttcacatctgcaaagtcctgcTATTGTTTGTCTTGTTATTGCCCTGTCCTTGGGAAAGGTGATTcaggccccagccccagggaTAAGTGCTGAATAAACCAGTCCTGGCATTCATCACAAGAGATTGGTTCAGAGGTAGTCCTGTGACACTGTTCAAGCCAGCCAGGCCTGACTAAAGCTTGGGTGGATGGGGTGGAGGCGGGGTAGGGGAAGTGTTCCTCCTTGTTGAAAGAAAGGTACGTAGAAAGAAACATCCCTCTTCCTTACTCTGGACATTGTGGTATCTAGATGTTTGCCTAGAATTTCTAGAGCTATAACAGAGCCAACACAGGGGGAGGAGGCCAGAACCAAGCAAAGCAGAGGCAGGCTCTGGCTCCTGGCATACCTGTGCCTTTGCTGTTACATGAGATGGGACTTCCCCTGGTTATCAAAGCACTCGGGTCATGCTTTTTTGGTAACTAAGGCCCAAAGAAAGCATGCTAACTAATATGCTTAAGTACTTGGCTCCCTATATCCTGGATGAGGAAATGGAACTTTGAAGAGATTTGCAGGATTTACTCCAAGTCAGGCAGACAGCAAGTGGCCAGGCAGGGCAGTGCTCGTGCATCCACTGTGGCCTTCAGTGCCCAGGGCATCACAGGACAAATGCTTATTGTTCAATAAGCAGGCAGCACCTCAGAGACTTGTGATACTTACCAATCTGTGTTGCCTTCGGGTTGCCTGGGGGTTCTGCGACACAGAGCACCATAACATGCCATGCTTCTGCACTTTTAATGACTTTCCAGCCCAGCGTGCATGGTGAGTCTCATGAGTTCTCCTGAAAGCAAGAAGAGTAATTACCTCAAGTGATTCTTGTTTCCAGGGCATACTTCAACACAGTCAGCTCTGTCATTAGGAGTGGTTGCTCTTTATTTAAATGACAGACTTCAGTTTGGTAGTTGCCACttcttgatgtctttttttttttttttaataattttattttaaattgagtagtaatgataggcacgcagtgtgagagagagagagaggcagagacacaggcagagggagaagcaggctccatgcaccgggagcccgatgtgggattcgatcctgagtctccaggatcgcgccctgggccaaaggcaggcgccaaaccgctgcgctacccagggatccctcattttttttttaaaggaccagattcacactACAAGTGCCTATGAAGAGGctcatttccttttctgcagCAGTTGTACAGGATTGATCTCAACATTTGTCTCCACCCTAAGAAAGTCCTCTGCTTGGGATCTTGAAGGAAAGCTCGGGGTGAGATGTGTAAGAACAAGATCCATCCAGTCAGGATGGGAGGGGGCTGTCTTAGACTCTTCTTACCCGAGGAGCCTGTGCCCTGTCCTAATAGATGCCTCTCTGGTTTTTGTCAGGGGATGGGATCTGAAAATACACTTTTAACACTACTGAAAGCCAACCATGGGAAGAATCACCAACAATGACATAGCTTACGGTCACAAAGGCATGTTTGGGTTTCCCTTTATGCTCCTACCCCATTCAATCTGTGCTAGTCAAGCCCTGTCCTCACTGAATCTGCACCTGGGCAGGACCTTAAGGCAGTGACCTTGACTGGTGTGGCCAAATGGAGGAATTTAAGCCAGTGGACTCAGAACAAAGCTGGATCATTGCCTCTCAGTATTAACCCTTGATAGCCAAGTTAACTGTTAAATGCTGCCTCCTATCTTAAGAAATAATCataggagggacacctgggtggctcagtggttgagcatctgccttcggctcaagtcatgatcctgggatccaggatcgagtcccacgttgggcttctagcggggagcctgcttctccctctgcctatgtctctgcctctcactctctgtgtctctcatgaataaatcaataaaatcttaaaaaaaaaaagaaagaatcatagGAGAGAAGCCAATAATAGTAAGAGGGATGGTTGTTACTCACTGAGCACTTATAACATACCAGGCTCTCTTTAAGTTCTTTGCATGCATTCTTATTTGAATTTATATGACCTGTGTTATGTGGACTGTGACGACTTGTATTAATTAATATATCTCCAACAACAACAATAGGAGAGATACTGTTattatagataagaaaaccaagTCACAGAGTGGTTAAATAACTTACCCAGGGTTTTAAAGCCCAGAAGTGGCAAAgtcagaagttttttttaaagatttatttatttgagaaggagagagagagagagagagagaggacaagtgggagggacagggagagggagagagaatctcaagcagactccatgctgtgcacagagcttgatgtgggattccatctcaCCACTTGAGATTGGGACTGGAGCCCAAACCTatagttagatgcttaactgagtgagcagGTGCCCATGGCAAAGTCATGGTATTTTAGGTCCAGAATCCAGCTCTAATCACTGCTCCCTAGTGCCTTAATAGCCAAAATCGTTCACAAGAAGGAACAGATGGTTTGAAAATGGTAAACAGATGGTGAACAGCAAAACACTTTTATCAAGCTAGTTTCATTTCTCCACCTTAACTGTGCCTGAGAGGCCCCAGGGCATGGTGGGGGAAGCCTGTGTGGCAGGATAGCCAGGGCCCAGTTCTAATCCTGCTCTGGCTTGTTTTTAAGGCCCACAGCGGATAAGCAACATGCTCCCCTCTTTTTGGTGTTTGGACTAAAATTTGAAGACTTACGAATGTTCAAGTGCATATAAATCATCAACGAATTCAGCACGGAGAATGGGAATCTgcatttccaaaatgttttccaggtaATTCCAATGCAGGTAGTCTTCGGACCATGATCAGAAACCAACTGATTCTTCATACTTCTTTCTGTTCATTGTTTAATGACCCCAGGCTGCTTGCCatggtggtgctgctgctggtggtggtggtggtgtttcaGGTCTGCTTTTGTCTGtagagaggaggaggtggcagggaAGTAAGGTGTAGGAGTTGGGCAGTGGCATGGTGGTGGATCACTCAACGCTCACTGCCTCTGACCCTTTGTTCTTAGGTAAAGTAGGATTAAAGGAGCTCAAAACCGAGGGACATGGAATGGAGTAGCTGCCCAGGTAATGTCAGTGCCTACCCTCAATCATGATAGCCATGTTCTGGTCTATGTTGTTGGGTATGAGTTAATAAACATTGCAGAGAAAAGTTGTAATCTTAAAGAGTCcccaattattatttctttaagtttcttATCTGTTTtattcccctctttctctctccctccctctctccatcttccttccttccttccttccttccttccttccttccttccttcctcctttctttattGCCTTAACATGAGATTGTAAGGGCTGAGGGCAGGCCACCCTAAAATGGCCACTGTGGCATGTAGATTATTCTGAGCAGAAGAGTCAGCACCCTGCAGGCTCAAGAGAAATTTTGGCCCTCCCTTAACTACAGAAGAATCTAAATGGAGGGTCTTGCCCAGAGTAATGATTATGACCCACAGATAAATTTTATCCGAGTTACCCATCTGTATGGCCAGACAACACCTAATTACAAAGCATCTGCTCTTCTCATTGCCCTGTGGACTGCAGTCCCTTCCTCTGATGCCCCAGACCCCAATCCTCTTCTCTTTAGCTCAGAATGACATATACCTTATTTTGCCTgattgtctttggaatttccatgccTGTGTGGATTCCCCATACATACACTATTCAATTGGATTTCCTCCTCTGAATCTGTCTCATGTTAATTTGATTCTTCTAGTGAGAAGGACCTTGAATGGGACAGGATATCCTTGCTCTCCAACAAGACCGACCCTCTTAACAAAATTCTTAAGATGTACAATATGGTACTGTTATTTATAGACAATGTTGTACAGCACAtgtctagaacttattcatcttgtgtAACTGAAACTTTACCTATTGAACGGCCACCCCCTCTTTTTGCCCCTacccagcctctggcaactgGCATTTTACTCTCAGTTTCTATgcatttgactattttaaataccTCATTTAAGTGGAtacatgcagtatttgtccttccaaATACTGGCTTACTTTGCTTTGTACAGAGTCCTCCAGGTTCATCAGAGTTGTCGCATATGGCCGATTTCcttctaaggctgaataatattttgatGCTCTTGGCAATGATCCCTTGGAtataataccaaaagcacaagccacaaaagcaaaaatagacaagtgagACTATATCAGTCAAAGAGTCCCCAATTCTCAAATAACTTAAATGATGGGAGTCATaactctctcctgctctctgcaCTTTTGTTTTCTCCAGCTTTCTCTTTAAGAAGATTTTGTCCAAGCTCTCCTCCCATCCCCTAATCCCCTCCCATCCTTTCTTTGGCCAGATGCTGCCTGTTGGTATTTTCTTGCCTGTCCTGGTGCAACCTCAGTGAGGCAGGTACTCTTTACCAATGAATTAAACATGGCTAGTCCCCTTGCAAGAAACCTTTTAAATCCTCATTTACTTCCTTCTAGAGCTGAGTCTTTTGGAGAAGCAGCGTGATCTGGCATGTAGTCTAATTTTAGGGTCCCAGCTGAGAACAGAGGAGTGAGAAAGGATTTTATTGTTAGCGATCAAACTGTGGACTCTCTGCTGTTAGAGGGTAATTGtcttaaaagtaaaattgcaACTCCCACATGAATATAGAATGAACACATGTCAAACAGTTGATTTAAGTCACTGATATTGAGAGAACTAGGAAGATATTACAACTGCTTCAGAGGAAAAGCTGAAGCCGGTCATTTATAAATGGGCAACCAGAGATGCTGATTTTAACTTGCTCATAGATGCAGAAACAGCCTGCACCACAGGGTGGAACTCAACTGTGATTTCCTGGGACCAGATTCATTTGCTTTAGCATGGACAGAGATCATTTGCATCAGATCTCAGGCCTCCACAAGTTAAAAAGCAGAGTTGCAAAATAGTTGAAGAACAAGAAAGGCATTGACCTCTGATGGATCTGACCACCCCAGAAGGGGCCTCTGGATAATACGTAGCATTCCAGTGAAAGGAGACACAatcattttgcccatttcaaagctttttttcccccaaagttttTCTTGATCCTACCGTGTGCTTCAATCTTCAGGGGGGCTAGCTATCCTTTGTCTGAAATCATGACAGAAAATACCTTGTAGCACAACTGTCCCCTCTGACAACATTCTCATGTAGCTGGAAACCAGGTAAAGTGAGCATTGTGTTCTCCTCAAATCCTGCACATTTAGGCTCAGTTTGCCTTCCTGCCTCCCGGGGCTCCTGAAACACTCCACCTGACTGGGCCTGCCCAGACCTTGTGCCAATGATGGGGGGACCCAGCAATACCTTCTCTAGGAGTCCTATGAAGAGGAGACTGCTTGGTGTGTCCTTACTTATCCTAAGGGCTCAAgggtaaagaagaaaagaaagagggaggcaatGTTTAGAATTCAAGTGTTCTGATTACTAAGTTTTAGAAGAGGCATAACACCAGTGAGactgcccctaatgtgggagctgccaagtatatcaatcaattaataactaaagtaaagacatacttagataataataaactgatagtaggagacttcaaggtggcattttctgcaaatgacagatcctCTAAGCACAAAGAAAccagggccttaaatgatacactggaccagatggatttcacagatagatacagaactttgcatctgaacgcaactgaatccacattcttctcaagtgcacatggaactttctccagaatagaccacatactgggtcacaaatcaggtctcaacggataccaaaagattgggattgtcccctgcatattttcagaccataatgctttgaaactagaacgcAATCACAAGAAGAGAtttagaagaaactcaaacatgtggaggttaaagagcatcctgctaaaagatgaatgggtcaaccagtaaattagagaagaattaaaaagattcatggaaactaatgaaaatgaagatacaactgttcaaaacatttgggatacagcaaaagtagtcctaagaaggaaatatatcgcaatacaagcctccctcaaaaaattggaaaaaactaaaatacacaagctaaccttgcatctaaaggagctggagaaagaaccgaaagtaaagcctacaccaagcagaaaaagagagataataaagattcgagcagaactcaatgaaatagagaccagaagaaccgcAGAACAGATCAGCAACACCAGCGGGACCCTCAGAGGGCAaacctggggtgtgtgtgtgtgagagagagagagagagagaatgagagagacaatCTTTTCCAGAGGGAATAACACCTTGCAGTGAAGACACCAGGACAAAGAGTCTGGGAGGGAAAAAGGAACACCAGCTCTTCCACTCACTGTACTGGCTATAAGGGGATTTACCTTCCTCTTCCTCAGTTTTCCAATCTGTACAATGGATATAATAGTAACTATCTCATAGCATTGTTTTATGAGTTTATCAATACTGATTCTATTTATACAATGTAAACATtaacatttataaagcatttaatgtgcattttataggtgttctcttttattatttaaataactttatcATTTAAAGATATTGTTCTTAACCTTCAAGAAAAATACCACTTCGAACCTAGGCAGAGTGATATAAATGTCACAAAGGACCTTCAGGCAGCAAAGGAGAATCAGTTGAGCAGGGGTGCTTTTTTCTACCGAGTGGTTAAAAATCCTCACGGAAGAATGCTTTGCTCTGTAATTCCTGGAGAGTTCATTTTGCTCTTGCCCTGGGCaagagagagatgaaagagatAGTAGCACACTGGCCTTCCCAGAGAGGTGACTCAAAAGTACTCAGTGTTGGTTAGACAGTTTTGACCAAATGATGGAGCCCAGTGGCCTGTgctctggggccccagaggggGGCTGTGAAGAAGTGCATAATCTCACTGGGAAACCTCTGTTTCAAGGGTGCTGGGCAAGAGCATTGGTGGGTCAGGTGGAAGGGGTGGCTGTGGACCCCCCCATCCACCTCGCAGCTATGGCTCGGGAAGGCACTCACCATCTCAGTCTTGAGAAACCCTGTTTGTGGAGAGAGGCCTGAGGCCACGAAGGAAGCAATGCCCACAGCTGGGCTGTGGGCTTGAGAAGGGGCTGACCTCTGAGGCTTGTTGCCCTCAGCCTCAAGACTGTTTCCTGAGAGAACTGTCCTGATGCTGAGGAAGAAACCTTAGACATGAGAACCTGAGTAGAAGGAAAGCCTCTGGGAGGCCATTTTGGATCATGCAAGAAGGAAAAGTTGTTGCAGAAAGCAGGCCATTGTGTAAACCCACCGTTTGCCCAGGGTAAAGCCAAGTATCTTAAACACTGCTGCCTCACAGAACGGCCACAGGCAAGGAAGCTCCTGTGTTCCCCCAAGTGGGAAATATATGCCATAAATTGCTAATTTGGTTCAATGATTTAATCTGGATAAAAAGGCAAGGGTGTatgttggggtgggggaagccaAGAAGACTCAAAATTAACTCTCTCAAGGGAAGTTGCTTTAGTAGAGAACCAGGGAGCTGCAGGGCTGCATATGGGTTTGGTGTGACTTCAAATCTACTCAGTGTGACTTGGGTGAAGTTGTTTTAACTCACCTGTTTATGACAAAGGCAAACAAGAATTTGTTTTTAGAAGTAGAGTTGTTTTGAGGTAAGGATGAAATCAGTTGTGTCAGGTTGTCATCACTTCGTGGGCTCCGTGGGCCGCTTCAGGAGTCtgtgtgtcatccttgcgcaggggccatgctgaCTTCTCTGCAACCTTCCAGTTTTTAGTATCTGTGATGCCCAAGTGAGCACCATTTCATCTCTTCTAGCTGATAACAATTTAGTAGCTGCTGAGGGTTCCACTGGGGGTATCAGTAAAGACAGATGAGAAAGCAAGGGTACATTTAGACATAAATATTGAGTTTGTGAGGACTATCGAGAACGTTCTATCTAGGTGAGGCTACTACATATTTCACTGATCTGAATAGCTCTCTGAAGACCTTGAGGCAGTTAACTCCTGCGGCAGTAAAGGCGACTCCTTACCAGCAGAGGCAAAAGCCACAAGGTGGCCCCACAAAGACCCTCTTGCCCATGGACACTGGCCCCACTGTTTCCCAGCAACATGCTCTAGCAGCAGGGACCTCTTTCTTCTGTGCTGGCAGCTGGACTTCAGCTCTGGGTTGGCTACAGCCATAGCTCTCAAGTACCGTCTTGTGTAAAGGCACGCCTCAACTAAATTTGGACTttattcctttcccttctccttgcCTGAAACAATAGTGTGATTAATCCTTCACAGGATtacaattttagttcttttttggctta
This window encodes:
- the LOC144302977 gene encoding uncharacterized protein LOC144302977 isoform X3, whose protein sequence is MQIPILRAEFVDDLYALEHSRTHETHHARWAGKSLKVQKHGMLWCSVSQNPQATRRQHRLIKKLYFILQKPQNESYALEIQQFHFQILKVKNST